In one window of Flavobacterium ginsengisoli DNA:
- a CDS encoding SMI1/KNR4 family protein, with protein MNFENYKIIPNYNTNKTDLFTADEEDILACEKTLNITFDEDYKEYVQNYGSGILGGTYVRVYLPETIVLTLEEWKSRITEYWFWDEGKEVLTKEEVLKSVRIGDTFDGDEIILLNSQYYILPRYSEMIYKAGNTLEETVTWLCSSGILTEAFSEREFEPFDPSEFLKSK; from the coding sequence ATGAATTTCGAGAATTACAAAATAATCCCTAATTACAATACCAATAAAACAGATCTTTTTACAGCCGATGAAGAAGATATATTGGCGTGCGAAAAAACATTAAACATAACTTTTGACGAAGATTACAAAGAATATGTTCAAAATTACGGAAGTGGAATTTTAGGAGGCACTTATGTTAGGGTTTATCTTCCTGAAACGATTGTTTTGACTCTAGAAGAATGGAAAAGCCGTATTACTGAATATTGGTTTTGGGATGAAGGAAAAGAGGTTTTAACAAAAGAGGAAGTATTGAAATCGGTTAGAATTGGAGACACTTTTGATGGAGACGAAATCATTCTTTTAAATAGTCAATATTACATTCTGCCACGATACAGCGAAATGATTTATAAAGCTGGAAATACGTTGGAAGAAACAGTTACCTGGTTGTGTTCGTCTGGAATTTTAACGGAAGCTTTTTCTGAACGAGAATTTGAACCTTTTGATCCATCAGAATTTTTAAAAAGTAAGTAA